AGTCGTCATCGTCGTCACAGGCAATAGGCTCGTAGTTTTTGTACTTGTAAGCCCGGGTGTGCTCCTCCACGTCGTAATCTACGAATTCAACCATTACGCTGGCATCGGCGTCCATGCCTTTACGGGCGCCCGGAATGGGAACATCAAGCGTCCACTTTTGATGCTTGAGTTCCACCGCATGTACCGGCTGGTTGGGCAGACAGGCCACATAAATGGCTTTGATTTCAAATTCGCCGCGTACCAGGACTTTGTCGGTGATGACGTCAACACTGTTAACCTCAACATCCTTAACAAAGACATCGACGATTTGCTCGATCGCCGGCTTTCTGTCCGGTACCCTGACATGGATATCCATGGTTTTTTGCTTTTCAGCTTCACCCACAACTTGGCGAACAACGATAGTCTGCGGCCCAGCTTGCGCCCCAAGCGTACATTGGTTCATATTTGCCCGCTGCATATCTTTATCGTCCACAAATATTCCCCCCTTTGTATGTTCTACTTATATATATGCCTGTGCTATTTCGGGTGTGACAAAAAACATCGTCGGCCAGAACCTGCCAACGGCCGACAGAAGGATTTTTTTATTTTAACGATAATAGGTAACAGAAAAACTATGCGTGAAAAACAGAGGTGATGGAATGCGCATTTCCTGGAAGCAATACGCCGTTGTCGGCCTGGGCGGACTGATTTCGGCCGTTGGCATCAACGCCTTTTTGGTCCCTCACCATTTCCTCAGCGGCGGTATCAGCGGCATCGCCATGATTTTGTACTTTCTTTTTGGTTGGCCGATCGGTCTTTTGATTGCTCTCCTCAATATCCCCTTGTTCATCGCCGCCTACCGGCTGCTGGATAAAGAGTATGTGGTCGGCGCTCTCTACGGCATGGTCGTTTTTGCCGGCGCCGTGGACGCCACCCGTTTCCTCGCCACCCTTAACCTGGTAGACGATACTGTGTTGGCTGCCATCTATGGCGGTGTCATCGGCGGCATCGGCTCCGGCCTCATCTTCCGGGTAAACGGCAGCGGTGGCGGTCTGGATATCATCGTGGCTATCCTCAAGAAATACTACGCCTTTAATATGGGGCTCGCCGGTTTTGCCATCAACTGCGTCATTATGGTAGTGGCCGCGGCGCTGTTTGGCCTTAAACCGGCCATGTATACTCTCATCTCCATGTTCGTGAGCGCTAGTCTAACGGACAAGGTTATCGAAGGGTTTAACCGCAAAAAAACGGTCGTTATCATTTCCGACCAAAGCGAAGCAATCGCCGGCGCTATTCTGCAGGAACTGGGCCGAGGGGTAACCTTCCTGCAAGGGGAAGGCGCTTTTACCCGGCAGAATAAGCAGGTTATCTTTGTTGTCGTCACGCTGACCCAGATTGCCAAAATCAAGTTTATTGTCGAGCGGTGCGATCCCTGCGCCTTCATGATCGTGCAAGATGCCGCCGAGGTACTGGGCCGGGGTTTTACGCTATAACGATTTAGTCCCAGCTGACGAAGACCATGCCTAATGTAACGAGGGAAGCGCCGATAAACTGCCTGGCCGAAATATTCTCGCCTAAGAAAAAGTGACTAAACAACAAGGTAATGAGGGGAGCACAGGACATGATCAGTACCACCTCATTGACATTACCGCTTTTCAAGGCGGCGAAATAGGCCAGGTCGCCCAAAAGCGCCGCCAGGACGGCCTCACTAAAGATAAATAGCCAGAACATTGGTGGCACGTGAAAGACT
This genomic interval from Sporolituus thermophilus DSM 23256 contains the following:
- a CDS encoding EamA family transporter, with protein sequence MVFVYAFFGILCLGLAPLFGKMALNSVSPITAFALRTVIAAVLVMAWLIGSRSYQEVFHVPPMFWLFIFSEAVLAALLGDLAYFAALKSGNVNEVVLIMSCAPLITLLFSHFFLGENISARQFIGASLVTLGMVFVSWD
- a CDS encoding DUF3794 domain-containing protein — encoded protein: MDDKDMQRANMNQCTLGAQAGPQTIVVRQVVGEAEKQKTMDIHVRVPDRKPAIEQIVDVFVKDVEVNSVDVITDKVLVRGEFEIKAIYVACLPNQPVHAVELKHQKWTLDVPIPGARKGMDADASVMVEFVDYDVEEHTRAYKYKNYEPIACDDDDDYCDDECHHHHHHDDECHHHHHDDEHCTRDFDVAVVLKVTVKVFTDREVTIGAAMPAKPKG
- a CDS encoding YitT family protein, with the protein product MRISWKQYAVVGLGGLISAVGINAFLVPHHFLSGGISGIAMILYFLFGWPIGLLIALLNIPLFIAAYRLLDKEYVVGALYGMVVFAGAVDATRFLATLNLVDDTVLAAIYGGVIGGIGSGLIFRVNGSGGGLDIIVAILKKYYAFNMGLAGFAINCVIMVVAAALFGLKPAMYTLISMFVSASLTDKVIEGFNRKKTVVIISDQSEAIAGAILQELGRGVTFLQGEGAFTRQNKQVIFVVVTLTQIAKIKFIVERCDPCAFMIVQDAAEVLGRGFTL